One window from the genome of Rhinolophus ferrumequinum isolate MPI-CBG mRhiFer1 chromosome 22, mRhiFer1_v1.p, whole genome shotgun sequence encodes:
- the PKLR gene encoding pyruvate kinase PKLR isoform X1, which translates to MSMQDKNTQVQQLWAWVSKPRRDLTKSILTGAPGGPAGYLRRASVAQLSQELGTAFFQRQQLSAAMADTFLEHLCLLDIDSEPLAARSTSIIATIGPASRSVERLKEMIKAGMNIARLNFSHGSHEYHAESIANIREAVESFAASPLSYRPVAIALDTKGPEIRTGILQGGPEAEVELVKGSQVLVTVDPAFRTRGDANTVWVDYPNITRVVPVGGHIYVDDGLISLAVKKIGPEGLETEVENGGVLGSRKGVNLPGVQVDLPGLSEQDARDLRFGVEHGVDIVFASFVRKASDVAAVRAALGPEGQAIKIISKIENHEGVKKFDEILEVSDGIMVARGDLGIEIPAEKVFLAQKMMIGRCNLAGKPVVCATQMLESMVTKPRPTRAETSDVANAVLDGADCIMLSGETAKGSFPVEAVMMQHAIAREAEAAVYHRQLFEELRRAAPLSRDPTEVTAIGAVEASFKCCAAAIVVLTKTGRSAQLLSRYRPRAAVIAVTRSAQAARQAHLCRGVFPLLYREPPEAVWADDVDRRVQFGIESGKLRGFLRVGDLVIVVTGWRPGSGYTNIMRVLSVS; encoded by the exons ATGTCAATGCAGGACAAGAACACACAAGTGCAGCAACTTTGGGCATGGGTCTCTAAACCCCGCAGGGATTTAACAAAATCCATCCTGACTGGGGCTCCAGGAG GCCCAGCGGGGTACCTGCGACGGGCCAGCGTGGCCCAGCTGAGCCAGGAGCTGGGCACTGCCTTTTTCCAGCGGCAGCAGCTGTCGGCTGCCATGGCAGACACCTTCCTGGAGCACCTTTGCCTGCTGGACATCGACTCGGAGCCTCTGGCTGCTCGCAGCACCAGCATTATCGCCACCATCG GGCCGGCATCTCGCTCTGTGGAGCGCCTCAAAGAGATGATCAAGGCCGGGATGAACATTGCACGACTCAACTTCTCCCACGGCTCGCACGAG TACCACGCTGAGTCCATCGCCAACATCCGGGAGGCGGTGGAGAGCTTTGCAGCTTCCCCGCTCAGCTACCGACCGGTGGCCATCGCTCTGGACACCAAAGGACCGGAGATTCGCACCGGGATCCTGCAGGGG GGCCCAGAGGCGGAAGTGGAGCTGGTGAAGGGCTCCCAGGTGCTGGTGACCGTGGACCCGGCGTTCCGGACGCGGGGAGACGCGAACACCGTGTGGGTGGACTACCCCAACATCACCCGCGTCGTGCCGGTGGGGGGCCACATCTACGTTGACGACGGGCTCATCTCCCTAGCGGTCAAGAAAATCG GCCCAGAAGGGCTGGAGACCGAGGTGGAGAACGGCGGCGTCCTGGGCAGCCGGAAGGGCGTGAATTTGCCCGGCGTCCAGGTGGACCTGCCCGGGCTGTCCGAGCAAGATGCCCGAGACCTGCGCTTCGGGGTGGAGCATGGCGTGGACATCGTCTTTGCCTCCTTTGTGCGGAAAGCCAGCGACGTGGCTGCCGTCCGGGCTGCTCTGGGGCCAGAAGGACAGGCCATCAAGATCATTAGCAAAATTGAAAACCACGAAGGCGTGAAGAA GTTTGATGAAATCCTGGAGGTGAGCGACGGCATCATGGTGGCACGGGGCGACCTGGGTATCGAGATCCCAGCTGAGAAGGTTTTTCTGGCTCAGAAGATGATGATTGGACGTTGCAACTTGGCGGGCAAGCCAGTTGTCTGTGCCACACAG ATGCTGGAGAGCATGGTTACCAAGCCCCGGCCGACGCGGGCAGAGACGAGCGACGTGGCCAACGCCGTGCTGGATGGGGCCGACTGCATCATGCTGTCAGGGGAGACCGCCAAGGGCAGCTTTCCCGTGGAGGCCGTGATGATGCAGCACGCG ATTGCCCGGGAGGCAGAGGCCGCCGTGTACCACCGGCAGCTGTTTGAGGAGCTGCGCCGGGCAGCCCCCCTGAGCCGTGATCCCACCGAAGTCACCGCCATCGGTGCTGTAGAGGCTTCCTTCAAGTGCTGTGCTGCTGCCATCGTCGTGCTGACCAAGACTGGCCG ctcagcccagctcctGTCTCGGTACCGACCCCGGGCAGCGGTCATTGCTGTCACCCGCTCTGCCCAGGCTGCCCGCCAGGCCCACCTATGCCGAGGCGTCTTCCCCTTGCTCTACCGTGAGCCTCCAGAGGCCGTCTGGGCAGACGACGTGGATCGCCGGGTCCAGTTTGGCATTGAAAGCG GAAAGCTCCGTGGCTTCCTCCGTGTTGGGGACCTGGTGATTGTGGTGACAGGCTGGCGACCTGGTTCTGGCTATACCAACATCATGCGGGTGCTAAGCGTGTCCTGA
- the PKLR gene encoding pyruvate kinase PKLR isoform X3 translates to MADTFLEHLCLLDIDSEPLAARSTSIIATIGPASRSVERLKEMIKAGMNIARLNFSHGSHEYHAESIANIREAVESFAASPLSYRPVAIALDTKGPEIRTGILQGGPEAEVELVKGSQVLVTVDPAFRTRGDANTVWVDYPNITRVVPVGGHIYVDDGLISLAVKKIGPEGLETEVENGGVLGSRKGVNLPGVQVDLPGLSEQDARDLRFGVEHGVDIVFASFVRKASDVAAVRAALGPEGQAIKIISKIENHEGVKKFDEILEVSDGIMVARGDLGIEIPAEKVFLAQKMMIGRCNLAGKPVVCATQMLESMVTKPRPTRAETSDVANAVLDGADCIMLSGETAKGSFPVEAVMMQHAIAREAEAAVYHRQLFEELRRAAPLSRDPTEVTAIGAVEASFKCCAAAIVVLTKTGRSAQLLSRYRPRAAVIAVTRSAQAARQAHLCRGVFPLLYREPPEAVWADDVDRRVQFGIESGKLRGFLRVGDLVIVVTGWRPGSGYTNIMRVLSVS, encoded by the exons ATGGCAGACACCTTCCTGGAGCACCTTTGCCTGCTGGACATCGACTCGGAGCCTCTGGCTGCTCGCAGCACCAGCATTATCGCCACCATCG GGCCGGCATCTCGCTCTGTGGAGCGCCTCAAAGAGATGATCAAGGCCGGGATGAACATTGCACGACTCAACTTCTCCCACGGCTCGCACGAG TACCACGCTGAGTCCATCGCCAACATCCGGGAGGCGGTGGAGAGCTTTGCAGCTTCCCCGCTCAGCTACCGACCGGTGGCCATCGCTCTGGACACCAAAGGACCGGAGATTCGCACCGGGATCCTGCAGGGG GGCCCAGAGGCGGAAGTGGAGCTGGTGAAGGGCTCCCAGGTGCTGGTGACCGTGGACCCGGCGTTCCGGACGCGGGGAGACGCGAACACCGTGTGGGTGGACTACCCCAACATCACCCGCGTCGTGCCGGTGGGGGGCCACATCTACGTTGACGACGGGCTCATCTCCCTAGCGGTCAAGAAAATCG GCCCAGAAGGGCTGGAGACCGAGGTGGAGAACGGCGGCGTCCTGGGCAGCCGGAAGGGCGTGAATTTGCCCGGCGTCCAGGTGGACCTGCCCGGGCTGTCCGAGCAAGATGCCCGAGACCTGCGCTTCGGGGTGGAGCATGGCGTGGACATCGTCTTTGCCTCCTTTGTGCGGAAAGCCAGCGACGTGGCTGCCGTCCGGGCTGCTCTGGGGCCAGAAGGACAGGCCATCAAGATCATTAGCAAAATTGAAAACCACGAAGGCGTGAAGAA GTTTGATGAAATCCTGGAGGTGAGCGACGGCATCATGGTGGCACGGGGCGACCTGGGTATCGAGATCCCAGCTGAGAAGGTTTTTCTGGCTCAGAAGATGATGATTGGACGTTGCAACTTGGCGGGCAAGCCAGTTGTCTGTGCCACACAG ATGCTGGAGAGCATGGTTACCAAGCCCCGGCCGACGCGGGCAGAGACGAGCGACGTGGCCAACGCCGTGCTGGATGGGGCCGACTGCATCATGCTGTCAGGGGAGACCGCCAAGGGCAGCTTTCCCGTGGAGGCCGTGATGATGCAGCACGCG ATTGCCCGGGAGGCAGAGGCCGCCGTGTACCACCGGCAGCTGTTTGAGGAGCTGCGCCGGGCAGCCCCCCTGAGCCGTGATCCCACCGAAGTCACCGCCATCGGTGCTGTAGAGGCTTCCTTCAAGTGCTGTGCTGCTGCCATCGTCGTGCTGACCAAGACTGGCCG ctcagcccagctcctGTCTCGGTACCGACCCCGGGCAGCGGTCATTGCTGTCACCCGCTCTGCCCAGGCTGCCCGCCAGGCCCACCTATGCCGAGGCGTCTTCCCCTTGCTCTACCGTGAGCCTCCAGAGGCCGTCTGGGCAGACGACGTGGATCGCCGGGTCCAGTTTGGCATTGAAAGCG GAAAGCTCCGTGGCTTCCTCCGTGTTGGGGACCTGGTGATTGTGGTGACAGGCTGGCGACCTGGTTCTGGCTATACCAACATCATGCGGGTGCTAAGCGTGTCCTGA
- the PKLR gene encoding pyruvate kinase PKLR isoform X2: MEGPAGYLRRASVAQLSQELGTAFFQRQQLSAAMADTFLEHLCLLDIDSEPLAARSTSIIATIGPASRSVERLKEMIKAGMNIARLNFSHGSHEYHAESIANIREAVESFAASPLSYRPVAIALDTKGPEIRTGILQGGPEAEVELVKGSQVLVTVDPAFRTRGDANTVWVDYPNITRVVPVGGHIYVDDGLISLAVKKIGPEGLETEVENGGVLGSRKGVNLPGVQVDLPGLSEQDARDLRFGVEHGVDIVFASFVRKASDVAAVRAALGPEGQAIKIISKIENHEGVKKFDEILEVSDGIMVARGDLGIEIPAEKVFLAQKMMIGRCNLAGKPVVCATQMLESMVTKPRPTRAETSDVANAVLDGADCIMLSGETAKGSFPVEAVMMQHAIAREAEAAVYHRQLFEELRRAAPLSRDPTEVTAIGAVEASFKCCAAAIVVLTKTGRSAQLLSRYRPRAAVIAVTRSAQAARQAHLCRGVFPLLYREPPEAVWADDVDRRVQFGIESGKLRGFLRVGDLVIVVTGWRPGSGYTNIMRVLSVS, from the exons ATGGAGG GCCCAGCGGGGTACCTGCGACGGGCCAGCGTGGCCCAGCTGAGCCAGGAGCTGGGCACTGCCTTTTTCCAGCGGCAGCAGCTGTCGGCTGCCATGGCAGACACCTTCCTGGAGCACCTTTGCCTGCTGGACATCGACTCGGAGCCTCTGGCTGCTCGCAGCACCAGCATTATCGCCACCATCG GGCCGGCATCTCGCTCTGTGGAGCGCCTCAAAGAGATGATCAAGGCCGGGATGAACATTGCACGACTCAACTTCTCCCACGGCTCGCACGAG TACCACGCTGAGTCCATCGCCAACATCCGGGAGGCGGTGGAGAGCTTTGCAGCTTCCCCGCTCAGCTACCGACCGGTGGCCATCGCTCTGGACACCAAAGGACCGGAGATTCGCACCGGGATCCTGCAGGGG GGCCCAGAGGCGGAAGTGGAGCTGGTGAAGGGCTCCCAGGTGCTGGTGACCGTGGACCCGGCGTTCCGGACGCGGGGAGACGCGAACACCGTGTGGGTGGACTACCCCAACATCACCCGCGTCGTGCCGGTGGGGGGCCACATCTACGTTGACGACGGGCTCATCTCCCTAGCGGTCAAGAAAATCG GCCCAGAAGGGCTGGAGACCGAGGTGGAGAACGGCGGCGTCCTGGGCAGCCGGAAGGGCGTGAATTTGCCCGGCGTCCAGGTGGACCTGCCCGGGCTGTCCGAGCAAGATGCCCGAGACCTGCGCTTCGGGGTGGAGCATGGCGTGGACATCGTCTTTGCCTCCTTTGTGCGGAAAGCCAGCGACGTGGCTGCCGTCCGGGCTGCTCTGGGGCCAGAAGGACAGGCCATCAAGATCATTAGCAAAATTGAAAACCACGAAGGCGTGAAGAA GTTTGATGAAATCCTGGAGGTGAGCGACGGCATCATGGTGGCACGGGGCGACCTGGGTATCGAGATCCCAGCTGAGAAGGTTTTTCTGGCTCAGAAGATGATGATTGGACGTTGCAACTTGGCGGGCAAGCCAGTTGTCTGTGCCACACAG ATGCTGGAGAGCATGGTTACCAAGCCCCGGCCGACGCGGGCAGAGACGAGCGACGTGGCCAACGCCGTGCTGGATGGGGCCGACTGCATCATGCTGTCAGGGGAGACCGCCAAGGGCAGCTTTCCCGTGGAGGCCGTGATGATGCAGCACGCG ATTGCCCGGGAGGCAGAGGCCGCCGTGTACCACCGGCAGCTGTTTGAGGAGCTGCGCCGGGCAGCCCCCCTGAGCCGTGATCCCACCGAAGTCACCGCCATCGGTGCTGTAGAGGCTTCCTTCAAGTGCTGTGCTGCTGCCATCGTCGTGCTGACCAAGACTGGCCG ctcagcccagctcctGTCTCGGTACCGACCCCGGGCAGCGGTCATTGCTGTCACCCGCTCTGCCCAGGCTGCCCGCCAGGCCCACCTATGCCGAGGCGTCTTCCCCTTGCTCTACCGTGAGCCTCCAGAGGCCGTCTGGGCAGACGACGTGGATCGCCGGGTCCAGTTTGGCATTGAAAGCG GAAAGCTCCGTGGCTTCCTCCGTGTTGGGGACCTGGTGATTGTGGTGACAGGCTGGCGACCTGGTTCTGGCTATACCAACATCATGCGGGTGCTAAGCGTGTCCTGA